Genomic window (Streptomyces sp. NBC_01431):
CGACCTGCTGACTCCCTCGGACACCCACACCTACTGCCCGTTCAAGGGCACGGCCTCCTACTGGTCGCTGCCGGACGCCCCCGACCTCGTCTGGTACTACCCCGACCCCAAGCCGGATGTGGCCGAGATCAAGGACCACCTCTGTTTCTACGACGTGGAAACGGTCGGCTAGCTTGTCCGGTTCCCCTCACTTGTCAGGATGACGAGTTGGCGGGTCGCCC
Coding sequences:
- a CDS encoding DUF427 domain-containing protein codes for the protein MTTGHRITVEQGTEHVRVVRDGQVLAESRRPLLLRETGLPVRYYLPPEDVRTDLLTPSDTHTYCPFKGTASYWSLPDAPDLVWYYPDPKPDVAEIKDHLCFYDVETVG